CCAACTCTTTTTCGTTCATCTCCCGAGCCAACTCGATGCCGGTCATCTCAGGCATGTTCCAATCAGTCAAGACGACATCCGGCGCATCCGCTTCGATCTTGGCGAGTGCGTCGATACCGTTCTCCGCCTCTTCGATGTCGTGTCCGCCGAAGCCCGCCTGGCGAAGCGTTCGCGTCACGATCTTCCGCATGATTCCGCTGTCGTCGACGATCAATATCTTCATTCTCTCGAATCTCTCCCGCTCAATGGGTTGCGGTCGGCTTGAATACCCACTCAATCGGCCTGTCGTCGTTCATGCTGGAGTCCAACTAGCGACCACTCAGCTAGTCTTTCGTTCCCAGTCCTGTACGGCTTCGTTCAGGACCAGGGGTTCCACCAGATTCATGATAAGGAGAACACTGGAGAAAGAGGGTTGCCCATCTCGCCGTATCGCGCGGAGGAGGCCGATGAGCTGCATATCAAGATGTCCGAGTTCGATCGTC
This genomic interval from bacterium contains the following:
- a CDS encoding response regulator, translated to MKILIVDDSGIMRKIVTRTLRQAGFGGHDIEEAENGIDALAKIEADAPDVVLTDWNMPEMTGIELAREMNEKELGIPFAFITSECTAEMREEADGAGAVAFLTKPFTAETMESVLSKILD